The following DNA comes from Brassica oleracea var. oleracea cultivar TO1000 chromosome C5, BOL, whole genome shotgun sequence.
TCGGATAGTTTCGGGTTCGGTTCGGTTCGGAAAATCGCAGAAAAAATTTGGTTCTCATTTGGATCCGGTTTGGGTTCGGATAGTTCGGGTAGTTCGGATAATTTGGATAAACTATCCGTTATTTAGGGGAAAATGTCAAATAATTATGATGATTTAGATAATTTTTTTAGATATTTCGAATTACTTTGGATATTTCGGATACAACTATGGAGATAGTTTCATATACTTTTGAGTAGTTCAGATACTTTATAATAATTTAGTTATCCTCAACTATTTTCAGATACTTTTAATAAAATTTTAAATTAAAAATATATATTTAGTTATGTTATATGTATATAAAATTTATATTTTTATATATTCGGGTATCTTTTTAGTTCTTGGTTCGGTTCGGTTATTTTAGATATAAAAATATATGAACCGTTCGGATATTGGTCCGATTTTGGTTTCTGGTATTTCAGTTCGATTTTTGTTCGGTTCTTCGTTCCGGTTATTTTACCCGGGCCTAACTATCTTCATGTTTAGGTCGTATTTGTTCGCACCAAATACAAAAAAAAAAATCAACGCAAGTTGGCCTAGTGGTCTTGAGGGAGCAAAAAGTCCCAATACGGATCCGAGTTCGATACGCGCTGGCTACGGAATGACTTAGGCCACTTGAGGGTACAGACGCAGGCTGGTTCCGGACTCAGGGGGATTAGTCGGTTGGCCACGGCCGCCGGATCACCTTCTGATTAATAAAAAAAAATACAAAAAAAAGAACATAGAGCTAGAGAACACCGTAGAAGACACTCAAACATGGCGAGAATGACAGGATTGGAAACTACTGGCTTTTTTTCGAGGAGAATCTAACCGGGTCACCCAACTGGTTTGCAATTTTGGGAAACAACGAAAGTTTTCAATATAATCCCTCCTCCATGATCAAAATTTAATGAATACGATTGATTCGCTGGCCTACTTCAAATGTTTAGAAAGGAGAAAAAGAGTTGCAAGTTCCGACATTTCAACATCTCCAAAGTGATTTTTGAATTGATTCGGAAAAATCATCATCATAATAGAGAGCAGATATAGTTGTCAATCATCGAAAATTGCAGACTATACGATGTCTGGTCAGTTTCTAACATGATTGTAGTATATCAAAACGGGTCCCACTCACGCGCCGCTTCTTTACTTACGAGTCTGACTCATCGCCAAAGCAAAAATCATCAAAAAAGAAAATCGTATCTCTCTCTCCACGCTTACGCCGGCATACTCTCCGGGCATCTCAGATCCGTCAAGTGAAACGTGAGTCTCCTTCCTTTTTCGCCATTTGATACATATTTTCACACTTTTGTTTGCCCTTCTTTTTGTTTTTTTCACTATTTCCTTCCAAATATTTTTTTTTTTTATCTCGGTTTTACTTCATACCATACCAGATTAGGAAGAAGAAGAAACACTGGTCTTTGGATGTGTAAATGAGCATTATTCACAGATGTTATTTGCAGCAGAAGGTGGAGGCTTCTTCTCTTCATCAGCTTCTGGGTACAGCAACGGTTTAGCCCTTCTTCTACTAGGCCACAAGGATGAACCCAAACCTGTAATAGTATCCCCGTGGAGACATTATCATTTGGTAGTCGAAGAAACCGATACCAAGTTTCAATTAGATTCTTCTAAGAAATGGCTCTCACGTGCCTGCACTTCCCTTACATGCTTTGGTCGCAAATCTGATAGACCCGACAATCCTTCCCAACCACAAGATTTCCCTTCTGACAAGAGGGACGGTGCCCAACAGAGTGTGGACTATGAATGTAGTAGTAATAGGTTTGCACTTAAGAGCAGCCTCAAGAAAAGATCATTTAGCGATGCTCTTCTTGCTGATGATGATGTGAGTAGAGATAATGATGTGTTGAATCATGCTGACAGAAGGAAAGTCCAGTGGCCTGACACTTGTGGTATTGAGATTGCTGAGGTCAGAGAGTTTGAGCCTAGGTATGTGTGGATTCCTTTTTCTTATGAAATTACACTCCAATCTTTGTATGTGTGGCTCATTATAGGTGTCAGTTTTGGCGTATGTTTAGATTAGGGAATAAATAACCTGTATTCTTATGAAATGCATATATCGTTTCCTGAGATT
Coding sequences within:
- the LOC106294913 gene encoding uncharacterized protein LOC106294913 isoform X1, which codes for MLFAAEGGGFFSSSASGYSNGLALLLLGHKDEPKPVIVSPWRHYHLVVEETDTKFQLDSSKKWLSRACTSLTCFGRKSDRPDNPSQPQDFPSDKRDGAQQSVDYECSSNRFALKSSLKKRSFSDALLADDDVSRDNDVLNHADRRKVQWPDTCGIEIAEVREFEPRYVWIPFSYEITLQSLYVWLIIGVSFGVCLD
- the LOC106294913 gene encoding uncharacterized protein LOC106294913 isoform X2, producing MLFAAEGGGFFSSSASGYSNGLALLLLGHKDEPKPVIVSPWRHYHLVVEETDTKFQLDSSKKWLSRACTSLTCFGRKSDRPDNPSQPQDFPSDKRDGAQQSVDYECSSNRFALKSSLKKRSFSDALLADDDVSRDNDVLNHADRRKVQWPDTCGIEIAEVREFEPSEVDGLDDELDHGNRKSCMCTIM